A single Streptomyces sannanensis DNA region contains:
- a CDS encoding MFS transporter, whose product MPNDTPIVLGLSGDVLVAVERRQPRPPGPYRRLFAVPGARAFTAGNIVARLPMGMFSVSAVIMIAGQRGSYALAGAVTAVGLAATALVAPWTARMVDRYGQARVAVPATAIAVLGSLGLLLCVHYDTPDWTLFAAYAATATTPNIGGLSRARWAHLHRGDPAALHTANSFEQAADELCFMLGPVVAVFLCSALFPEAGTLVGAALLLTGMLLFAAQRATEPPVAARAGRTASPVRLPGIRALLAVFLATGAVFGSMEVVSIAFLDEHGGGPLAGVVLAFQALGSCTAGLLYGRVRPAGSVTRRLAGCLAAMTVLMTGPLLAATTGSLLALAGALLLAGMATAPTMVTGMTLIQRVTPEGSLNEGMTLAVTALLGGIAAGSAAGGRVIEQAGTGTGYLVPVCAAALALLLCCAGSARRVVRP is encoded by the coding sequence ATGCCGAACGACACCCCCATCGTGCTGGGCCTCTCCGGGGACGTACTGGTCGCCGTCGAGCGGAGGCAGCCGCGGCCCCCGGGCCCGTACCGCCGGCTGTTCGCCGTGCCCGGCGCCCGCGCCTTCACCGCCGGCAACATCGTCGCCCGCCTCCCCATGGGGATGTTCAGCGTGAGCGCCGTCATCATGATCGCCGGGCAGCGCGGCTCGTACGCCCTCGCCGGAGCCGTCACCGCCGTCGGACTCGCCGCCACCGCGCTGGTCGCGCCGTGGACCGCGCGCATGGTGGACCGCTACGGGCAGGCCCGTGTCGCGGTGCCCGCGACCGCGATCGCCGTGCTGGGCTCGCTGGGGCTGCTGCTGTGCGTGCACTACGACACCCCGGACTGGACCCTCTTCGCCGCGTACGCCGCCACCGCCACCACCCCCAACATCGGCGGCCTGTCCCGCGCCCGCTGGGCCCATCTGCACCGCGGCGACCCGGCCGCGCTGCACACCGCGAACTCCTTCGAGCAGGCCGCCGACGAGCTGTGCTTCATGCTCGGCCCGGTCGTCGCCGTGTTCCTGTGCTCCGCGCTCTTCCCGGAGGCCGGCACCCTGGTGGGCGCGGCACTGCTGCTCACCGGCATGCTCCTCTTCGCCGCCCAGCGGGCGACCGAACCGCCCGTGGCGGCGCGTGCGGGCCGTACCGCCTCACCGGTACGTCTGCCCGGCATACGGGCCCTGCTCGCCGTCTTCCTCGCCACCGGCGCGGTCTTCGGCTCGATGGAGGTCGTCTCCATCGCCTTCCTCGACGAGCACGGGGGCGGCCCGCTGGCGGGCGTGGTGCTCGCGTTCCAGGCTCTGGGCTCGTGCACGGCCGGTCTGCTGTACGGCCGGGTACGCCCCGCGGGCAGCGTCACCCGCCGGCTGGCCGGCTGCCTCGCCGCGATGACCGTCCTGATGACCGGCCCCCTGCTGGCGGCGACCACGGGCTCGCTGCTCGCCCTGGCCGGGGCACTGCTGCTGGCCGGCATGGCGACGGCGCCGACGATGGTGACGGGCATGACGCTGATCCAGCGGGTCACCCCGGAGGGCAGCCTGAACGAGGGCATGACCCTGGCGGTGACGGCCCTGCTGGGCGGTATCGCGGCCGGCTCCGCGGCCGGCGGCCGGGTGATCGAGCAAGCGGGGACGGGCACGGGGTACCTGGTTCCGGTGTGCGCCGCCGCGCTGGCACTGCTGCTCTGCTGCGCCGGCTCGGCCCGTCGCGTTGTGCGACCGTAG
- the ltrA gene encoding group II intron reverse transcriptase/maturase, with protein MEDVHRERESSLWERMLSRENLLAALNRVEVNRGAPGVDGMTTAELRPWIAVHWPEVRAELDAGIYRPAPVRQVIIPKPGGGERMLGVPRVLDRLIQQAIAQVLVPIFDPQFSGSSFGFRPGRSAHQAVRVARRAIEDGYRWVVDLDLDRFFDRVQHDVLMARVARKVADRRVLRLVRRYLEAGIMVDGIKMPSEEGTPQGSPLSPVLSNIMLDDLDRELFRRGHRFVRYADDVRVFVRSERAARRVLASVTAVVEQRLKLMVNREKSKVGHARSAVLLGFGFYFTRAGVRIRVDPKAVKRLKDRLRELTSRRWSIAMDERIAKINRFTTGWMGYFQLADTPKVFRELDEWFRRRMRQIRWKEWKLPKARFRNLRELGIAEWKAREWAGSGKGYWRIAGSAVLQRAMPNSHWDDLGLRMLKPTWQRLRSA; from the coding sequence ATGGAGGACGTTCACCGGGAGCGGGAGTCCTCGCTGTGGGAGCGGATGCTCTCCAGGGAGAACCTGCTCGCGGCGCTCAACCGCGTCGAAGTGAACCGGGGTGCACCCGGAGTGGATGGCATGACTACGGCTGAGTTGCGGCCGTGGATCGCAGTGCACTGGCCTGAAGTGAGGGCCGAACTCGACGCGGGCATCTACCGGCCGGCGCCGGTCCGTCAGGTGATCATCCCGAAGCCTGGTGGCGGCGAGCGGATGCTGGGGGTGCCGCGGGTGCTGGACCGCTTGATCCAGCAGGCCATCGCGCAAGTACTCGTGCCCATCTTCGACCCGCAGTTCTCGGGGTCGTCCTTCGGATTCCGTCCCGGCCGGTCCGCCCATCAGGCGGTCCGGGTCGCGCGGCGGGCGATCGAGGACGGCTACCGGTGGGTCGTGGACCTTGATCTGGACCGGTTCTTCGACCGGGTCCAGCATGACGTCCTGATGGCGCGGGTCGCGCGCAAGGTCGCTGACCGCAGGGTCTTGAGACTGGTCCGCAGGTATTTGGAAGCCGGGATCATGGTGGACGGCATCAAGATGCCGAGCGAAGAGGGGACCCCGCAGGGGTCCCCGCTGTCGCCGGTGCTGTCGAACATCATGCTCGACGACCTGGACCGGGAACTGTTCAGGCGCGGTCACCGGTTCGTGCGCTACGCCGACGACGTGCGCGTCTTCGTGCGGAGCGAACGAGCCGCCAGAAGGGTGCTCGCCTCGGTCACGGCCGTGGTCGAGCAGCGGCTGAAACTGATGGTCAACCGGGAGAAGTCGAAGGTGGGCCACGCCCGCTCGGCGGTGCTGCTGGGGTTCGGCTTCTACTTCACCCGGGCCGGGGTCAGGATCCGGGTCGATCCGAAGGCGGTCAAGCGCCTGAAGGACCGGCTGCGGGAGTTGACCTCGCGCCGGTGGAGCATCGCGATGGATGAACGCATCGCGAAGATCAACCGCTTCACCACCGGATGGATGGGCTACTTCCAGCTAGCGGACACCCCGAAGGTGTTCAGGGAGCTGGACGAGTGGTTCCGCCGCAGGATGCGGCAGATCCGCTGGAAGGAATGGAAGCTCCCCAAGGCCCGGTTCAGGAACCTCCGCGAGCTCGGCATCGCCGAGTGGAAGGCCCGCGAATGGGCGGGCAGCGGCAAGGGTTACTGGCGGATCGCGGGATCGGCTGTCCTTCAGCGGGCGATGCCCAACTCTCACTGGGACGACCTCGGCCTGCGCATGCTCAAGCCGACCTGGCAACGGTTGAGATCAGCTTGA
- the smpB gene encoding SsrA-binding protein SmpB encodes MAKEKGRKLIAQNKKARHDYHILDTYECGLVLMGTEVKSLRQGRASLVDGFVQIDGHEAWLHNVHVPEYSQGTWTNHSARRKRKLLLHREEIDKLESKSQETGHTIVPLSLYFKDGRAKVEIALAKGKKEYDKRQTLREKQDRREADRAMSAVRRRQRG; translated from the coding sequence ATGGCAAAGGAAAAAGGGCGCAAGCTCATCGCGCAGAACAAGAAGGCGCGGCACGACTACCACATCCTCGACACCTACGAGTGCGGGCTCGTGCTGATGGGTACCGAGGTCAAGTCGCTGCGTCAGGGGCGGGCCTCGCTCGTGGACGGGTTCGTCCAGATCGACGGCCACGAGGCGTGGCTGCACAACGTGCACGTCCCTGAGTACAGCCAGGGCACATGGACCAACCACAGCGCGCGGCGCAAGCGGAAGCTGCTGCTGCACCGCGAGGAGATCGACAAGCTCGAGTCCAAGTCCCAGGAGACGGGTCACACGATCGTGCCCCTGTCCCTGTACTTCAAGGACGGCCGGGCCAAGGTCGAGATCGCCCTGGCGAAGGGCAAGAAGGAGTACGACAAGCGGCAGACCCTGCGCGAGAAGCAGGACCGGCGCGAGGCGGACCGTGCGATGTCGGCGGTGCGACGGCGTCAGCGCGGGTAG
- a CDS encoding S41 family peptidase: MSGPDFCARPRRIRRGAALTLVFVSVLATAAATDSLPRADAKTPGDTEWAAVTGREAVARAAAEAIADGKSGTEAAEEAVSRSGDRWGAVYDKDEYERFEQALDGQYTGVGLWARRAADGRVEVARVQTGGPAARAGIRAGDRLLTVDGRGIGKRPVTETVALLRGTAGSRVLLGLERAGHSWTATLRRARLTTEAVTVERLGGDTVLIKVSSFTRGTGRRVRDAVRGAPAGAGVLLDLRGNAGGLVTEAVTAASAFLDGGLVATYDVDGEQRALYAESGGDTARPLVALIDGGTMSAAELLTGALQDRGRAVTVGSRTFGKGAVQMPSRLPDGSVAELTVGHYRTPAGHSVDGRGIAPDVPVGEGAEERARTVLSGLGTGS; encoded by the coding sequence ATGTCAGGTCCGGATTTCTGTGCCAGGCCCCGCCGGATCCGCCGTGGGGCGGCCCTGACGTTGGTCTTCGTGAGCGTGCTCGCCACCGCGGCGGCCACCGACTCCCTCCCGCGCGCCGACGCGAAAACGCCGGGCGACACCGAATGGGCCGCGGTCACCGGCCGTGAGGCCGTCGCCCGGGCCGCCGCCGAGGCGATCGCCGACGGCAAGTCCGGCACAGAGGCCGCCGAGGAGGCCGTCAGCCGCAGCGGCGACCGCTGGGGCGCGGTGTACGACAAGGACGAGTACGAGCGCTTCGAGCAGGCCCTCGACGGCCAGTACACCGGCGTCGGCCTGTGGGCCAGACGCGCCGCCGACGGCCGTGTCGAGGTCGCAAGGGTCCAGACCGGCGGACCCGCCGCGCGGGCCGGGATCAGAGCGGGTGACCGGCTGCTCACGGTCGACGGCCGCGGCATCGGGAAGCGTCCCGTCACCGAGACCGTCGCGCTGCTGCGCGGCACGGCCGGCAGCCGTGTCCTCCTCGGCCTCGAACGGGCCGGACACTCCTGGACCGCGACCCTCCGCCGGGCCCGGCTGACCACCGAGGCGGTCACCGTCGAGCGGCTCGGCGGCGACACCGTCCTCATCAAGGTCTCCTCCTTCACCCGTGGCACCGGCCGGCGGGTCCGCGACGCCGTACGCGGCGCCCCGGCCGGCGCCGGAGTCCTCCTCGACCTGCGCGGCAACGCCGGCGGGCTGGTCACCGAGGCCGTCACAGCGGCCTCCGCCTTCCTCGACGGAGGCCTCGTCGCCACCTACGACGTCGACGGAGAACAACGCGCCCTGTACGCGGAGTCCGGCGGGGACACTGCCAGACCCCTGGTCGCGCTCATCGACGGCGGCACGATGAGCGCGGCCGAGCTGCTCACCGGCGCTCTGCAGGACCGCGGCCGCGCCGTCACGGTCGGCTCGCGCACCTTCGGCAAGGGGGCGGTCCAGATGCCCAGCCGCCTCCCGGACGGCTCGGTCGCCGAGCTCACCGTCGGCCACTACCGCACCCCCGCCGGTCACAGCGTCGACGGCCGGGGCATCGCGCCGGACGTCCCTGTGGGCGAGGGAGCCGAGGAGCGGGCCCGGACAGTATTGAGTGGCCTCGGAACCGGCTCGTAG
- the ftsX gene encoding permease-like cell division protein FtsX, whose amino-acid sequence MRAQFVMSEIGVGLRRNLTMTFAVIVSVALSLALFGGALLMREQVSSMKGYWYDKVNVSIFLCNKNDAESGGSRCSKGAVTPQQMEEIEADLKKMDIVKQVHHETADEAFSHYQEQYGKTPVAGYITPDQMQESFRVKLDDPQKYQVVATAFAGRAGVESVQDQRETLEPLFEMMNGMNMAALAVMALMLLIALMLIVNTVRVSAFSRRRETGIMRLVGASSFYIQMPFIMEAAVAGAIGGVVACGMLLLGRYFLIDHGVALADKIHTVDFLGWDAVITKMPLILVISLLMPALAALVALRKYLKV is encoded by the coding sequence ATGCGCGCTCAGTTCGTCATGTCGGAGATCGGCGTCGGTCTCCGCCGCAACCTCACGATGACCTTCGCCGTCATCGTCTCGGTCGCCCTCTCGCTCGCCCTCTTCGGCGGCGCGCTGCTCATGCGCGAGCAGGTGAGCTCGATGAAGGGCTACTGGTACGACAAGGTCAACGTCTCCATCTTCCTCTGCAACAAGAACGACGCCGAGAGCGGTGGCTCCCGGTGTTCGAAGGGTGCGGTCACCCCGCAGCAGATGGAGGAGATCGAGGCCGATCTCAAGAAGATGGACATCGTCAAGCAAGTCCATCACGAGACGGCCGACGAGGCGTTCAGTCACTACCAGGAGCAGTACGGGAAGACCCCGGTCGCGGGCTACATCACCCCGGACCAGATGCAGGAGTCGTTCCGGGTCAAGCTCGACGACCCGCAGAAGTACCAGGTCGTCGCCACCGCGTTCGCGGGCCGGGCGGGCGTGGAGTCCGTCCAGGACCAGCGCGAAACCCTGGAGCCGCTCTTCGAGATGATGAACGGCATGAACATGGCCGCGCTCGCGGTCATGGCCCTGATGCTTCTGATCGCGCTGATGCTGATCGTCAACACGGTGCGTGTCTCGGCGTTCAGCCGTCGTCGTGAAACGGGCATCATGCGGCTGGTCGGCGCGTCCAGCTTCTACATCCAGATGCCGTTCATCATGGAGGCCGCCGTCGCCGGCGCGATCGGCGGAGTGGTCGCCTGCGGAATGCTGCTGCTGGGCCGGTACTTCCTGATCGACCACGGTGTGGCGCTCGCCGACAAGATCCACACCGTCGACTTCCTGGGCTGGGACGCGGTGATCACCAAGATGCCGCTGATTCTTGTGATCAGTCTGCTGATGCCCGCGCTTGCCGCTCTTGTGGCGCTGCGCAAGTACCTGAAGGTGTGA